Proteins co-encoded in one Malus domestica chromosome 09, GDT2T_hap1 genomic window:
- the LOC139187758 gene encoding uncharacterized protein: MPGRNQKPETSRDCFDCKLRNNLTHKRRPHSIKIHADLGGGDGEVNKGSGKKKFITREQEPEQYWQTAGEREGENPMMTPLPYIIIFGMSTPFVILAIGFANGWIKVPVR; this comes from the exons ATGCCGGGTCGCAACCAAAAGCCGGAAACTTCAAGGGACTGCTTTGACTGCAAACTGCGCAACAATTTG aCACACAAGAGGAGGCCGCACAGTATCAAGATTCATGCAGATTTAG GTGGTGGAGATGGAGAAGTCAATAAGGGATCAGGGAAGAAAAAGTTCATAACTAGAGAACAAGAACCAGAGCA GTACTGGCAAACAGCAGGAGAAAGGGAAGGTGAAAATCCCATGATGACCCCCCTTCCATATATCATCATATTTGGCATGTCAACCCCTTTTGTAATCTTAGCCATTGGTTTTGCTAATGGCTGGATTAAGGTACCAGTTCGATGA
- the LOC103442995 gene encoding alpha-1,6-mannosyl-glycoprotein 2-beta-N-acetylglucosaminyltransferase: protein MAIIKKQRLKDKAAFRRFLPVVSITLLGVFLLMFLLRFNSSSNFVTPPSDDFDEVSIRSGSRSHVRQILSLPKQTELSVQLERRNQMPPRNLDLYPSLAKDHITIVLYVHNRPQYLKVAVDSLSRVVGINETLLIVSHDGFFEEMNKVVEGIRFCQVKQIFAPYSPHVFPNSFPGVSSTDCKGKDDAKAKHCKGTPDQYGNHRSPKIVSLKHHWWWMMNTVWDGLKETKDHNGHILFIEEDHYIYPNAYRNLQILTELKPHKCPHCYAANLAPCNVNAKGEGWDSLIAERMGNVGYTFNRTVWRKIHKKSSEFCFFDEYNWDITMWATVYPSFGNPVFTLRGPRTSAVHFGKCGLHQGQGEAKTCIDNGMVNFDVEEIDKVANINSDWEVQVFKNQPGYQAGFKGWGGWGDKRDHQLCLSFAQMYHS from the coding sequence ATGGCTATTATCAAGAAACAGCGTCTGAAGGACAAAGCGGCTTTTCGCCGTTTCTTGCCAGTGGTTTCGATTACATTGTTAGGGGTTTTCCTGCTGATGTTCCTCCTGAGATTTAATTCGAGTTCAAATTTTGTCACACCGCCTTCGGATGATTTTGATGAAGTATCAATAAGGAGTGGTAGTCGTTCACATGTTCGACAAATACTTAGCCTCCCTAAGCAGACTGAATTGTCAGTTCAGTTGGAAAGGAGAAATCAGATGCCCCCTAGGAACTTAGATCTCTATCCAAGTCTAGCCAAGGATCATATAACTATAGTTCTTTATGTGCACAACCGGCCGCAGTATCTCAAAGTAGCTGTTGATAGTCTGTCTCGGGTTGTAGGTATAAATGAAACTTTACTAATAGTTAGTCATGATGGATTCTTTGAAGAAATGAACAAGGTTGTGGAAGGGATCAGATTTTGCCAGGTGAAACAGATATTTGCTCCTTACTCGCCCCACGTCTTTCCCAATAGTTTCCCAGGGGTATCATCTACAGACTGTAAGGGAAAGGATGATGCGAAAGCGAAACACTGTAAGGGGACTCCTGATCAGTACGGAAACCACCGATCTCCAAAGATCGTGTCATTAAAGCATCATTGGTGGTGGATGATGAACACAGTGTGGGATGGATTGAAGGAGACCAAGGATCACAATGGTCATATTCTTTTCATAGAGGAGGACCATTATATATATCCCAATGCATATCGTAATTTGCAGATACTCACGGAATTGAAGCCTCATAAATGCCCTCATTGCTATGCTGCAAACTTAGCACCGTGTAATGTGAATGCAAAAGGAGAAGGTTGGGATAGTTTGATTGCAGAGAGAATGGGAAACGTGGGATATACATTTAACAGGACTGTTTGGAGGAAAATTCACAAGAAGTCTTCagaattttgtttctttgatgaATACAATTGGGATATAACAATGTGGGCAACAGTGTATCCCTCATTTGGTAATCCTGTTTTCACATTACGAGGGCCTCGGACTAGTGCAGTACACTTTGGTAAGTGTGGTTTGCACCAGGGACAGGGGGAGGCAAAAACATGTATTGACAACGGCATGGTGAACTTTGATGTGGAGGAGATAGATAAGGTTGCAAACATCAACTCGGACTGGGAAGTGCAAGTCTTTAAGAATCAGCCAGGGTACCAAGCCGGGTTCAAGGGTTGGGGAGGTTGGGGGGACAAGAGAGACCACCAATTGTGCTTGAGTTTTGCTCAGATGTATCATTCATAG
- the LOC103442997 gene encoding SNF1-related protein kinase regulatory subunit beta-2-like isoform X1, with translation MVMGNASGSRDGGEGPSRVNNFEEYSDGYVEESMAQTPSLFFTSQYPGEPLPRPAEALPQHTVFNRNVHDEKLMRAKISWNHGGRQVAITGSWDNWETRELLQSIGNDFFIVKLLPSGLYQYRFIVDGCLMCAPDLPWVYDNSGSAYNILDLQECISELPQHLEKFEPPPSPPSSYDNRLLSEDDFSKPPLEVPPQLQESFLNKPSSSNNGDQSSPMPRPSQLNHLHIQNQIGGEFFALSATRRFHTKFVTTVLYKPLRRTNQ, from the exons ATGG TAATGGGGAATGCCAGTGGTAGCAGAGATGGTGGAGAAGGCCCTTCTCGAGTTAACAACTTTGAAGAGTACAGTGATGGATATGTAGAAGAATCCATGGCTCAGACTCCATCGCTTTTCTTCACTTCCCAA TATCCTGGGGAACCTTTACCAAGACCTGCCGAGGCATTACCGCAACATACAGTATTTAATCGTAATGTACACGATGAGAAATTGATGCGGGCGAAGATCTCATGGAATCACGGTGGCAGGCAAGTTGCTATCACAGGATCATGGGACAATTGGGAGACCAG GGAGCTCTTGCAGAGTATAGGCAATGATTTCTTTATCGTAAAGTTGCTTCCATCAGGTCTCTACCAATACCGATTCATTGTTGACGGGTGTTTGATGTGTGCTCCAGACTTGCCGTGGGTTTATGATAATTCTGGGAGTGCGTATAATATCTTGGACTTGCAG GAATGTATTTCAGAATTGCCTCAGCATCTGGAAAAGTTCGAACCTCCTCCATCTCCACCTTCAAGCTACGACAACAGACTCTTAAGCGAAGATGATTTCAGTAAACCTCCGCTGGAAGTACCCCCACAACTACAAGAATCATTTCTAAACAAGCCATCATCCTCCAACAACGGTGACCAGTCATCACCAATGCCTCGTCCTTCACAATTGAACCATTTGCACATACAGAACCAAATTGGCGGCGAGTTTTTTGCACTCAGCGCTACACGTAGGTTTCATACAAAATTTGTCACAACGGTGTTATACAAGCCATTGAGAAGAACAAATCagtaa
- the LOC103442997 gene encoding SNF1-related protein kinase regulatory subunit beta-2-like isoform X2, with protein MGNASGSRDGGEGPSRVNNFEEYSDGYVEESMAQTPSLFFTSQYPGEPLPRPAEALPQHTVFNRNVHDEKLMRAKISWNHGGRQVAITGSWDNWETRELLQSIGNDFFIVKLLPSGLYQYRFIVDGCLMCAPDLPWVYDNSGSAYNILDLQECISELPQHLEKFEPPPSPPSSYDNRLLSEDDFSKPPLEVPPQLQESFLNKPSSSNNGDQSSPMPRPSQLNHLHIQNQIGGEFFALSATRRFHTKFVTTVLYKPLRRTNQ; from the exons ATGGGGAATGCCAGTGGTAGCAGAGATGGTGGAGAAGGCCCTTCTCGAGTTAACAACTTTGAAGAGTACAGTGATGGATATGTAGAAGAATCCATGGCTCAGACTCCATCGCTTTTCTTCACTTCCCAA TATCCTGGGGAACCTTTACCAAGACCTGCCGAGGCATTACCGCAACATACAGTATTTAATCGTAATGTACACGATGAGAAATTGATGCGGGCGAAGATCTCATGGAATCACGGTGGCAGGCAAGTTGCTATCACAGGATCATGGGACAATTGGGAGACCAG GGAGCTCTTGCAGAGTATAGGCAATGATTTCTTTATCGTAAAGTTGCTTCCATCAGGTCTCTACCAATACCGATTCATTGTTGACGGGTGTTTGATGTGTGCTCCAGACTTGCCGTGGGTTTATGATAATTCTGGGAGTGCGTATAATATCTTGGACTTGCAG GAATGTATTTCAGAATTGCCTCAGCATCTGGAAAAGTTCGAACCTCCTCCATCTCCACCTTCAAGCTACGACAACAGACTCTTAAGCGAAGATGATTTCAGTAAACCTCCGCTGGAAGTACCCCCACAACTACAAGAATCATTTCTAAACAAGCCATCATCCTCCAACAACGGTGACCAGTCATCACCAATGCCTCGTCCTTCACAATTGAACCATTTGCACATACAGAACCAAATTGGCGGCGAGTTTTTTGCACTCAGCGCTACACGTAGGTTTCATACAAAATTTGTCACAACGGTGTTATACAAGCCATTGAGAAGAACAAATCagtaa
- the LOC103442997 gene encoding SNF1-related protein kinase regulatory subunit beta-2-like isoform X3 has product MNTGMELSKYYLHLQYPGEPLPRPAEALPQHTVFNRNVHDEKLMRAKISWNHGGRQVAITGSWDNWETRELLQSIGNDFFIVKLLPSGLYQYRFIVDGCLMCAPDLPWVYDNSGSAYNILDLQECISELPQHLEKFEPPPSPPSSYDNRLLSEDDFSKPPLEVPPQLQESFLNKPSSSNNGDQSSPMPRPSQLNHLHIQNQIGGEFFALSATRRFHTKFVTTVLYKPLRRTNQ; this is encoded by the exons ATGAACACAGGGATGGAGCTCTCTAAATATTATCTGCATTTGCAGTATCCTGGGGAACCTTTACCAAGACCTGCCGAGGCATTACCGCAACATACAGTATTTAATCGTAATGTACACGATGAGAAATTGATGCGGGCGAAGATCTCATGGAATCACGGTGGCAGGCAAGTTGCTATCACAGGATCATGGGACAATTGGGAGACCAG GGAGCTCTTGCAGAGTATAGGCAATGATTTCTTTATCGTAAAGTTGCTTCCATCAGGTCTCTACCAATACCGATTCATTGTTGACGGGTGTTTGATGTGTGCTCCAGACTTGCCGTGGGTTTATGATAATTCTGGGAGTGCGTATAATATCTTGGACTTGCAG GAATGTATTTCAGAATTGCCTCAGCATCTGGAAAAGTTCGAACCTCCTCCATCTCCACCTTCAAGCTACGACAACAGACTCTTAAGCGAAGATGATTTCAGTAAACCTCCGCTGGAAGTACCCCCACAACTACAAGAATCATTTCTAAACAAGCCATCATCCTCCAACAACGGTGACCAGTCATCACCAATGCCTCGTCCTTCACAATTGAACCATTTGCACATACAGAACCAAATTGGCGGCGAGTTTTTTGCACTCAGCGCTACACGTAGGTTTCATACAAAATTTGTCACAACGGTGTTATACAAGCCATTGAGAAGAACAAATCagtaa